GATGAGAAAAAGAAAGTATTTTTAAGAGTAAAAAGATTATTTAGGTTTCGTAAGGTAAAAATAATCGGATAGAAAAGCTGATGATATAGGAAGATTTTTAAAAGACGGTTCAAAGTTGGCACTGTACAATTGAAAAAATAACTTGACTTTTGGTGAGCCTTTCAGTTATGCAAAGATTTTATACGATAAGTTGAAGTAATAATATACATTAAATGAGAATATTGATAAAAATTATTAGTTTCGCATTTGTTATTGGTCAAAGCAACCGCTAACAATGTCGAAACTCTTTGATTTCATTGCAGAAAATATATGTATGAGAAATGGTTATGAATATTAAAAGTATTAAAGAACATATTGAGAAAAAAAACTATAAAATTTTAAATGGATGTAAGATATTAATAGTTGATGATAATTTTGTAAATAGAATTGTTTTAAAGGATATTCTGAATATGTATGGAGTAGAAGTGATAGAAGCTGAAGATGGTCTTGATGCTTTAAAAAAATTATCTAAAGATATTGATCTTATTATTATGGATTGTCAAATGCCTAAAATGGATGGTTATGAAACTACAATGAAGATTCGGGAAATGGATGGTTTTAAAGATTTACCTATCTTAGCATTAACTGCTAGTACAAAAGAATTTGGAGGAGAAAGGGCACTTCAAGTAGGGATGAATGGATTTTTACAAAAACCAATTAATTCTGATGAGTTGATACATACTATTTTAAAGTTTTTAACTAAGTATTGAAGTTAATTATTTATGTTATATCTTTGATTATTATTCCAGGTGGATTTTATCATGAAGTTATCAAATGCAGTAAAAAAAGCTAAGATATTAATAGTTGATGATCAAGTTTTGAGCCAAAAGATAATGGCTGATATGTTGAGAAATTATGGTTTTCAAAATGTTATGACTGTATCAAGTGGGGAGCAGGCAATTGAGCTTTTTAAAACATCTAAATTTGATATATTATTAGTTGATTTGAATATGGAAGGCATGAGTGGTGTAGAGTTGATAAAAAAAATTAGATCAGAACAGTCTGATGTAGTTTTAAATATACCTATAATAGTTATAACAAGCTTTACGGATTTGGATATAGTGAAAAATGTAATAGCTTTTGATGTTAGTGATTTTATTGTCAAGCCTCCGCGACCAACAATATTATTTGAAAGAGTAGTAAATGCTATAGGAAAACATAAGCAAGTACAATCTCCTTCATTCTATGAAGAGTTAGATGTATATGTAGATATAGAAAACAAAAAATTCAAAAGTGGAGAAAAGAAAGATTTTGAATTTGATTTAGAAATTAGGAGTGAGGAAATAGTAGAAGAACAATCTGAAGTTAAATCATCAGACGGTGTGAAAGAAATGGTGATTGATGATGTAAAACCAGGTATGACTTTGGCTGAAGATATTTTTAATCGAAATGGCAAATTACTATTAAAAAATGGTACTTTATTAACACAAACATATATTAACTTGTTGATGGATAAAAAGTATTTATTAAATATGGAATATGTTAAAGTGAGATACAACGAGGTAAATAATGAATAAAGATATTAGAGTATTTATTTTAGAAGATGATACTTTGCAGTTTGATATAATTAAACAAGTGGTTGAGAATGCTGGTGTAAATTTTATTGATGGTGCTTATAACGGTAATAATGCTATTAAAAAGTTAAAAGAGCATAAATCTAAAGGTATTAAATATGATATAATTATTACTGATTTGAATATGCCTGGTATGGATGGTATAAAATTTTTAGAAGAAGTAAATAAGTATGAGTTAGCAAACAATGCTGTTGTAGTAAGTGGTATGGATAGTTCAATATTAGAGAGCGTTGAAAACCTTGTAACGCATTATAAAATACCGGTGTTGGGTATTGTTTCAAAACCGTTTAGTTCTTCTGCATGGTATGATTTGATGGAAAATTTTAAAAATGGATCATTAAAGAGACAAAAATCGGATAGTTGTTTAAATGGGAAAGTCGAAAAGTCTTATAGTAAAGAAGAGATTTTACTTGGTATAAAGAATAAAGAGTTTATACCTTATTTCCAGCCACAAATAAATTTATTAAATGAAAGAATAGATGGATTTGAAGCTTTAGCTAGATGGATTCATAAAGAGGATGGTATTGTATCACCTTTTAAGTTTATTCCTATCATAGAGTCCGATATGGAAATACAATTTTCTTTTACAATGCTCATGTTTGATAAAGTAATTGAATTTATGAAATTGTGTCAAAAAATAAATCCAGATATTTATGTATCGATGAATATATTTGTCAATTTGTTGGAAGATGAAAGGTTTTATGATGAACTGATTGAAAGAGTGAACAATAGTGGTATATCTCCTAGTCATTTTGTTCTAGAAATCACAGAGAGTGGTTTGGCTACTAATATGGATAAAGTTTTAAGTTCATTGGCGCGATTCAGGTTAAAAGGATTTAAACTTTCCATTGATGATTTTGGAACCGGATATTCATCATTAGCTCAATTGAGAGCAATTCCTTTTACAGAGCTGAAAATTGATAGAGTTTTTATAAGAAATATTCATAAGAATAATAAAAATCAAAGCATAGTACTTTCTACTAAATTATTAGCTGAGAAATTAGGACTTTCTATTGTAGTTGAAGGATGTGAAATTAAAGAGGAAATTGATTATTTAAAAGTGTCTGGATGTGATACTGCACAAGGATTTTATTATTCTAAGCCTTTAACATTTGAAGAAGCAATAGAGTATTTAAAAGCTAATTTATAAAAAACAATAATTATATGAGTAATTTTATAAAGATTTTTTTATATACAGTTGTCCATCCAACACCTATTCATTTATTTTATAAAAAGTTGATGAGTTAAATTTAGGCTAATAGTCAAGATAGAGTAATCTGCAAGTATTCTTTTTTCTTGATCATGTTAAATTTTTATTTCTTTTATCAATTAATTCAATTGAAGTGCTCATACACATAAACAAAATCTTTTAAATTTAATTTAATAACAATTTTATAATGTGGTATAATTTTATATGAGATTAGCAATATTTCTTTTTTTAATAATTGGGTCTTATATTCAATGTCTCAATGCAGAGATAAAAAACATAATCAAAGTTGGAGTGTATTTTAATAAACCATTAATATTTGTTAATTCAAAGGGTGAGCCTGATGGTTTTTTTATTGATATAATAAAAGAAGTTGCAAGAGAAAATAATTATCAATTGAAATTTATAAATGATAAATGGCCTATATTATTTAATAAGTTGAAAAATGGTGAAATAGATATTTTACCATGTGTAGCATATGGCAGAGAAAGATTAGAGTTTTTTGATTTTAATAAAGAAACCATCTTTACCAACTGGGGAATGGTTTTTGCAAGAAAAGAAAATGCTATTTTTACCGTATCGGATCTTCAAGGTAAAAGAGTGGGGGTGCAGAAAAACGATATTCATAGCAAAGCTGTTATTGATATTATTAAGAACTTTAGTGCCGATGTAAAATTTGTGTATTTTGATAAATATGATGAAATAATTAATAATATTAAAAACTATAAAATTTATGCTGGCGTTGTTAATAAATTGGTTGGTTATTATCTAAAAGATAGAGATATTGTTCCAACACCTATCATATTTAATCCTGTTCAAATAAAAATTGCTTCTACAAAAGGAAAAAATGAAGATTTTTTAAAATCTATTGATAAGTGGATAAAAAATAGTAAATCAGATGAGGTTTCAAAATATTACATATTATACAATAAATTGTTTTTTAATGAGATAAACTCTGAAAAAAATTATTGGATTTTCATTATTATCATTATTGGATTGATTACAGTATTTTCTGGTGTTTATCTTATTTTGCAAAGAATAATTTATAATAAAACTGTTGAGTTAAGTAATGCTTATAATAGCGTCAATACCATTCTAAACAGTATTAAGGATGCTATATTTATACATGATCCCGATGGTAAAGTGCTTGATGTAAATGAAGGTATGTTAAGAATGTACAAAGTAAATAAAGAAGATGCTTTAAAGTGCACAATAGAGGATTTTTCATCGGGTCGTATGAATATGAATAAAGCCAGGGAAATATGGAATGAAGTTGTTGAAAAAGGTTATGTGGAGCCATTTGAGTGGGAAGCAAGGAGACCGTTAGATAATGCATTATTTGATGTTGAGGTTCTTTTAACGAAAGTGACTTATTTTGGTAAAACATGTATTTTGGCATCAGTTAGAGATATTAGTGAGCGAAAAAAATTACTTAGGAAAATTGAAGAAGAGAGTAGTAGATTTCAAAAATATATAAATTTGGTTCAGGTAATTGTTTTGGCATTGGATGTTAATGGTAACATTATTTTTATCAATGAGAAAGGTGCCGAGATATTAGGTTATGAAATATATGAACTTTATGGGAAAAACTGGCTTAACAACTTTATTTTGCCCAAAGATAGGGAAAAGGTTAGGGATAGTTTTGATAAAATTATAAATGGAGAGTTGGTATTAATGGAGTATTACGAGAATTACATAATTGATAGATATGGAGAAAAAAAACTTATTTTATGGCACAATTCATTGATAAAGAATCATAAAGGTGAGATTGAGGCTATTTTGAGTTCAGGATTGGACATTACTAATGAAAGAAAATTTTTAAATGATTTAATATTAGAAAAATCAAAATTTAACATTATGCTTGAGTCGATTGGTGATGGTGTAATAGCGATAGACAGACAGAGAAAAATTATACTTTTTAATAAGATGGCGGAAAATATTACGTTCTTGAATTCTGAAGAAGCAATAGGGAAGAAACTTGATGATTTTTTAATATTTGTAGAATCAGAGTTAGTTTTAGATGAGCTTTTTAATAAAGTAGAAAAATATGGAAGATACCACTCAGAAACTAGATTAAAGAACAAACAAGGGAAAGAGATTACTATTGAATATGTAATTACAAAAATGCAGGATGAAAACAGTAATGTGACAGGTTATATGTTGATCTTTAAGGATATTACAAAAGAGAAAATGATTGAAGAAGAGATGCTAAGAATAGAAAAATTGAAAAGTTTGTCATATTTGGCAGCTGGAATTGCTCATGATTTTAATAACTTGTTAGCTGCTATTATTAATAATATCCATCTTATGGAAATATATCTGAAAGACAAAAAGATAAATGAAATTGATAATATAATTAGTAGTGTTAAGAAGGTATTGGATAATACCAAGGGGTTAACAAAACAGCTTTTAACTTTTTCAAAAGGAGGAGAACCTGTTTTGAAAGTTGAATCTATTAAAGAGTTAATTGAGCAAACAGCCACATTTCTTTTAAGAGGGAGCAAGGTTAAGTTAAAAATCATATGCAATGATGGTATATATTACGTAAAAATGGATAAAGATCAAATCAGTCAGGTTTTACAAAATATCATAGTCAATGCATTGGATGTTATGAAAGATGGGGGAATAATTGAAATATCATGTCAAAATACTATAATTAATGATGATATTTATCCCGTGAAAAAAGGTAAATATGTTAAAATATCTATTAAAGACAGCGGCCCTGGCATACCTAATGAAGTTTTAGATAAGATATTTGATCCTTTTTTTACGACAAAGGAAACTGGAAATGGACTAGGACTTGCTATAAGTCACTCAATAGTTATGAAACATAAAGGATATATGAGCGTTGAGACAGAATTAGGTGTAGGGACAACTTTTCATATATATTTACCAGCAGCTGAAGAAAAAGAAAATATGCAAAGTAAGGAAGAATATATTGATGATATTGATGGAGCAGGTAAGAGGATTTTAATTATGGATGATGAAGAAAGTATAAGAGATTCCTTCAAACTGATACTAGAATGTTATAATTTTACAGTTGATTGTGTTAGGGATGGTGATGAAGCATTAAAATTATTAAGACAATCTTTAGAATTGAACAATCTTTATGACACTGTGTTTTTAGATGTTACTATACCTGGAGGAAAAGGTGCGAAAGATGTAATTGATGAGATAAATAAATTGTCAAGAAAGCTAAAGACAGTCGTTATAAGTGGATATTCAGATGATCCAATTCTAACTAATTATCAAGAGTATGGTTTTGATTTTGCCGTTGCAAAACCTTTTGATTTAAATGAAATCGAAAAAATATTAAATGAATCTAAATATTAGATTAGTCATAATTTATTATTGCAGCCAAAACAAAAAAAGATAAAATTGTGGAGCATTGATTATCAGGTAATGCAATTTTTATGTAATTAAGAAAAAGGAGGTTGAAATGTATAGAATTAAATTAATACTGGCGTTATTGATATTAGTTTTCACAATTAGTTGCACACAGACTCAAAAAAAGAAACTAAAAGATTTCAAAGCTGAGACAATTGGAATTGAAAGGGAAATTATACTTTATGCAGATAATGGCCAGGTTATAAAAAGATGGGAAGGGAGATTCAATATAGAAAGAAAAGGTAGCAGTCTTTATTTTATTGATGAAAATGGTAAATCGGTGATTATTAATGGTACATACATTGTTCAGGAAAAATAGTTAATGTCATTAATTCATTTAGAATAGTAAACTTACCGAAATTTATAATTTGGATAAGTATGTCAAATTCTATGAGTTAAACTGTTATGCTGATCCAAATTGATAGATCGTGTTTTCTGTAGTCTAAATCTGCAAAATTTCATGTAAAATTGGATCTTCATTCTTGTTGTCTTCAGCCTAATCGTTGTCCCTTCAAACAGGGTAATCAATTTCAATAACCCTATTTTTTAATAGTAAATTATCAAAAAGTTGATAACACAATTTAGGGTTGCCAGTTCTATTTTATATTTATCAGTCATTTAGTTTTCTATGAATTGAGGAAATACATTTTTCAATTTGTGA
Above is a window of Deferribacter autotrophicus DNA encoding:
- a CDS encoding response regulator, with amino-acid sequence MNIKSIKEHIEKKNYKILNGCKILIVDDNFVNRIVLKDILNMYGVEVIEAEDGLDALKKLSKDIDLIIMDCQMPKMDGYETTMKIREMDGFKDLPILALTASTKEFGGERALQVGMNGFLQKPINSDELIHTILKFLTKY
- a CDS encoding response regulator, translating into MKLSNAVKKAKILIVDDQVLSQKIMADMLRNYGFQNVMTVSSGEQAIELFKTSKFDILLVDLNMEGMSGVELIKKIRSEQSDVVLNIPIIVITSFTDLDIVKNVIAFDVSDFIVKPPRPTILFERVVNAIGKHKQVQSPSFYEELDVYVDIENKKFKSGEKKDFEFDLEIRSEEIVEEQSEVKSSDGVKEMVIDDVKPGMTLAEDIFNRNGKLLLKNGTLLTQTYINLLMDKKYLLNMEYVKVRYNEVNNE
- a CDS encoding EAL domain-containing response regulator, coding for MNKDIRVFILEDDTLQFDIIKQVVENAGVNFIDGAYNGNNAIKKLKEHKSKGIKYDIIITDLNMPGMDGIKFLEEVNKYELANNAVVVSGMDSSILESVENLVTHYKIPVLGIVSKPFSSSAWYDLMENFKNGSLKRQKSDSCLNGKVEKSYSKEEILLGIKNKEFIPYFQPQINLLNERIDGFEALARWIHKEDGIVSPFKFIPIIESDMEIQFSFTMLMFDKVIEFMKLCQKINPDIYVSMNIFVNLLEDERFYDELIERVNNSGISPSHFVLEITESGLATNMDKVLSSLARFRLKGFKLSIDDFGTGYSSLAQLRAIPFTELKIDRVFIRNIHKNNKNQSIVLSTKLLAEKLGLSIVVEGCEIKEEIDYLKVSGCDTAQGFYYSKPLTFEEAIEYLKANL
- a CDS encoding PAS domain S-box protein: MRLAIFLFLIIGSYIQCLNAEIKNIIKVGVYFNKPLIFVNSKGEPDGFFIDIIKEVARENNYQLKFINDKWPILFNKLKNGEIDILPCVAYGRERLEFFDFNKETIFTNWGMVFARKENAIFTVSDLQGKRVGVQKNDIHSKAVIDIIKNFSADVKFVYFDKYDEIINNIKNYKIYAGVVNKLVGYYLKDRDIVPTPIIFNPVQIKIASTKGKNEDFLKSIDKWIKNSKSDEVSKYYILYNKLFFNEINSEKNYWIFIIIIIGLITVFSGVYLILQRIIYNKTVELSNAYNSVNTILNSIKDAIFIHDPDGKVLDVNEGMLRMYKVNKEDALKCTIEDFSSGRMNMNKAREIWNEVVEKGYVEPFEWEARRPLDNALFDVEVLLTKVTYFGKTCILASVRDISERKKLLRKIEEESSRFQKYINLVQVIVLALDVNGNIIFINEKGAEILGYEIYELYGKNWLNNFILPKDREKVRDSFDKIINGELVLMEYYENYIIDRYGEKKLILWHNSLIKNHKGEIEAILSSGLDITNERKFLNDLILEKSKFNIMLESIGDGVIAIDRQRKIILFNKMAENITFLNSEEAIGKKLDDFLIFVESELVLDELFNKVEKYGRYHSETRLKNKQGKEITIEYVITKMQDENSNVTGYMLIFKDITKEKMIEEEMLRIEKLKSLSYLAAGIAHDFNNLLAAIINNIHLMEIYLKDKKINEIDNIISSVKKVLDNTKGLTKQLLTFSKGGEPVLKVESIKELIEQTATFLLRGSKVKLKIICNDGIYYVKMDKDQISQVLQNIIVNALDVMKDGGIIEISCQNTIINDDIYPVKKGKYVKISIKDSGPGIPNEVLDKIFDPFFTTKETGNGLGLAISHSIVMKHKGYMSVETELGVGTTFHIYLPAAEEKENMQSKEEYIDDIDGAGKRILIMDDEESIRDSFKLILECYNFTVDCVRDGDEALKLLRQSLELNNLYDTVFLDVTIPGGKGAKDVIDEINKLSRKLKTVVISGYSDDPILTNYQEYGFDFAVAKPFDLNEIEKILNESKY